In Macadamia integrifolia cultivar HAES 741 chromosome 1, SCU_Mint_v3, whole genome shotgun sequence, a single window of DNA contains:
- the LOC122075678 gene encoding uncharacterized protein LOC122075678 isoform X1 — protein MLGTKKRQTRRRKKKALSFFPEVGNEEKKDEKERLETKKKERFKLIGLMLVWFILGGLTFHLLDCIILFMDYNLWVPDLSGMWYRIDLLVRFMQPQGVNSALERAFDNYINDSESWQQLVQKNMKTDFSWDLSASQYDLLWNIPNAKE, from the exons ATGTTGGGAACGAAGAAAAGGCAGACgagaaggaggaaaaaaaaagcgcTGAGTTTCTTCCCTGAGGTTGGGAACGAAGAAAAGAAAGACGAGAAGGAGAGGTTggaaacgaagaagaaggagaggttCAAGCTGATCGGCTTGATgttag TGTGGTTTATTCTTGGTGGACTTACCTTCCACTTGCTTGACTGCATCATATTGTTTATGGATTATAATTTGTGGGTCCCCGACTTATCTGGAATGTGGTACAGGATCGACCTTCTAGTAAGGTTCATGCAGCCCCAG GGAGTAAATAGCGCCTTGGAACGTGCATTTGACAACTACATCAATGACAGTGAGAGTTGGCAGCAACTTGTTCAGAAGAACATGAAAACAGATTTCAGTTGGGACTTATCAGCCTCACAATATGATTTGTTATGGAATATACCTAATGCTAAAGAGTGA
- the LOC122075678 gene encoding uncharacterized protein LOC122075678 isoform X3: MLGTKKRQTRRRKKKALSFFPEVGNEEKKDEKERLETKKKERFKLIGLMLVWFILGGLTFHLLDCIILFMDYNLWVPDLSGMWYRIDLLVRFMQPQVINPGSK, translated from the exons ATGTTGGGAACGAAGAAAAGGCAGACgagaaggaggaaaaaaaaagcgcTGAGTTTCTTCCCTGAGGTTGGGAACGAAGAAAAGAAAGACGAGAAGGAGAGGTTggaaacgaagaagaaggagaggttCAAGCTGATCGGCTTGATgttag TGTGGTTTATTCTTGGTGGACTTACCTTCCACTTGCTTGACTGCATCATATTGTTTATGGATTATAATTTGTGGGTCCCCGACTTATCTGGAATGTGGTACAGGATCGACCTTCTAGTAAGGTTCATGCAGCCCCAGGTAATAAACCCAG GGAGTAAATAG
- the LOC122075678 gene encoding uncharacterized protein LOC122075678 isoform X2 yields MLGTKKRQTRRRKKKALSFFPEVGNEEKKDEKERLETKKKERFKLIGLMIDLLVRFMQPQGVNSALERAFDNYINDSESWQQLVQKNMKTDFSWDLSASQYDLLWNIPNAKE; encoded by the exons ATGTTGGGAACGAAGAAAAGGCAGACgagaaggaggaaaaaaaaagcgcTGAGTTTCTTCCCTGAGGTTGGGAACGAAGAAAAGAAAGACGAGAAGGAGAGGTTggaaacgaagaagaaggagaggttCAAGCTGATCGGCTTGAT GATCGACCTTCTAGTAAGGTTCATGCAGCCCCAG GGAGTAAATAGCGCCTTGGAACGTGCATTTGACAACTACATCAATGACAGTGAGAGTTGGCAGCAACTTGTTCAGAAGAACATGAAAACAGATTTCAGTTGGGACTTATCAGCCTCACAATATGATTTGTTATGGAATATACCTAATGCTAAAGAGTGA